A window from Lates calcarifer isolate ASB-BC8 linkage group LG7_2, TLL_Latcal_v3, whole genome shotgun sequence encodes these proteins:
- the LOC108873155 gene encoding uncharacterized protein LOC108873155 isoform X12, whose amino-acid sequence MACTSQSAVDYIQQARVHLVRELRSLSVIIENLYQQEVLSDEEVSKIQAETDDYDKTRKILDSVIKKGEQACYVLLRIIDMTRKRTLGRSSLFPEKKSEASTGTKKFDLHHWISCFSFKEDTHMDVNYLQGPRPCHRYQRKLKSKAQKISNKFWMANKNLFEERNRPDLSYTPLVLEEQGNVSPSKIKKLKSKKSKMSRPKKLRTYIPEDKPEISPSDLLKTDKDCVLVGKPGIGKTALTHEMLKLWAERDGEELDYMFYFDMRETSDLMKATSLEDLLFSVFSEPDEGKEEVLDDIKKNSDNVTIIFDGITDLSSSVVKRLVDKDLLPDAKIIITCRPDDEEDFFSRDFRRVEVKGFSERSIKTYLSVTLGEEQKKVLNNLELLTLCHVPMYALMVSVCFSSEISPQPCTTTEIYINIVRLCLKMNSNKKKTKCLNFYINNKREQILSLAEAAFNAAERKTVILTDLSCEDSCVLSFLKPLFIKVAHTETITAYSFLHYTMQEFFAALWLLKNPDKVQDVFQQSLTEEMKHMRHLIPFMCRLLNEKNPSLMTCLIPAEELRSTSDGFFKELINKDRGSDVDILFLCQCLYESQCPEACSDLLNTLDYSLDLSEQSLDPYSCCAVAYVVSQSKERKIHLDLENVVISEQGMRRLIGCLQCVQWCDPLPRQLWKIFLLSEEQMDHSSLLGVDGNQLHLPVEGKKQLFEGAVKVMQKVTTKVNVCLYWDRPTPVCQHLCESLFEGLLHISSLSFRVTHRDPGSEDQERHHETLRREEKRLLLELCLKAALHKEESFHSVVNRLFSLFSVNTDLINILLDFYHHVKSEGCSSVIPKLRSVFQSAPSVWIIDLSERKTSILLEVLKLQPEKKRVELTGWSDEESEVRSLLQCLPYISQLSFVPQSSDPSDGPRFFGNLLCAAAEREQQTGEKILELLSSVCTYQTFLLKQKWCDFLLDVCSHVKDYETKTGLRVLPSLQSVFQSAPSVWIIDLSERKTSILLEVLKLQPEKKRVELTGWSDEESEVRSLLQCLPYISQLSFSPLFKVSNQTRLFGNLLCAAAEREQQTGEKILELLSSVCTYQTFPLNNRYMDDDDPQYQCDFLLDLFSHVKDYETKTGLRVLPVFQSVFQSAPSVWIIDLSERKTSILLEVLKLQPEKKRVELRGWSDEESEVRSLLQCLPYISQLSCDPDFFQRVCTSISVKSRQEVQQLVSLLKLLDFTLQLTGELNRKTCRTVGRVLGLCSSNVDLILTPRKVSVRGASLLFRPSTQLHSLRLSSHMVLLLFHWVRRGRLFCPLAVDELSLAPDRAQLSDRELLKVVSGLASLLRYCAVRRLDLTESCFPAQCLITLLLHHGSLTIRLSEESFQQLLTLLHEIQDQDLTLFFLSKVGGDLNCCCVNWELLHYLLQQPSAQTITVNLRKNHFLQENVTRLLPFLDRILLKRSSPSFVLAAIREIYKAQTSQIIPSLQRSLGHVINLTCRELDSEDCAALLFTLRHSDRVKLNLTWTSIPTEETQSILCSLDRVSQLSVDRNLLLRFIHCCAASDVLQEAASDLFRTLQHRLDLSCSSCVQLEDQTQTLGLTGDDCRAVSTVLRHSTQLSQLDLRDCEVEDSGLDLLFPVLHRVHLRASKAVLLQLLSLVPVNPEGDSVRRAESLCAALGGELDLSHTTLDQRACGALALMLDFSEGLEELDLSHCQLTDQLLLTLITHLHKVHVLDLSHNKITDVSTDKLLQLVCINPSTVTVRLFGNNIVDRTTFKKHTQFEIW is encoded by the exons ATGGCTTGTACATCACAGTCTGCTGTAGATTACATCCAGCAGGCCAGAGTCCATCTTGTAAGAGAATTAAGGAGCCTCTCTGTGATTATAGAGAACTTGTATCAGCAAGAAGTTCTCAGTGATGAAGAGGTCAGTAAAATCCAGGCAGAGACTGATGACTACGATAAAACCAGAAAAATACTGGACTCAGTCATTAAAAAAGGGGAACAGGCCTGTTATGTGTTACTCAGGATTATTGACATGACGAGGAAGAGGACGTTAGGGAGGTCGTCCCTCTTCCCTGAGAAAAAGAGTGAAGCTTCTACTGGGACCAAGAAGTTTGACCTGCACCACTGGAtcagctgcttttctttcaaggaagacacacacatggatgttAACTATTTACAAG GTCCGAGGCCGTGCCACAGATATCAGAGAAAGCTGAAgtcaaaagcacaaaaaatatcaaataagtTTTGGATGgcaaacaaaaatctgtttgaaGAGAGAAACAGGCCTGATCTGTCATACACACCACTTGTATTAGAGGAACAAGGAAACGTTTCTCCttctaaaataaagaaattgaAGAGCAAGAAAAGCAAGATGAGTCGTCCTAAAAAGCTGAGGACGTACATCCCAGAAGACAAACCAGAGATTTCCCCCAGTGACCTGCTGAAAACAGATAAAGACTGTGTCTTGGTTGGGAAGCCTGGGATTGGAAAGACAGCACTGACCCATGAAATGTTGAAACTCTGGGCAGAAAGAGACGGTGAGGAGCTGGATTACATGTTTTACTTTGACATGAGAGAAACATCTGACTTGATGAAGGCCACGAGCCTGGAGGATCTTcttttcagtgtgttcagtgaaCCAGATGAAGGTAAAGAAGAGGTCTTAGATGATATAAAGAAGAACTCAGACAACGTTACAATAATTTTTGATGGAATCACAGATCTCTCTTCATCTGTGGTGAAGAGACTTGTAGATAAAGACCTGCTACCTGACGCAAAAATCATCATAACGTGTCGACCAGATGATGAAGAAGACTTCTTTTCTAGAGACTTTCGCAGAGTGGAGGTGAAAGGCTTCAGTGAGCGGTccataaaaacatatttatctgtGACTCTCGGCGAAGAACAGAAGAAAGTTTTAAACAACTTGGAGTTGTTGACTCTTTGCCACGTCCCGATGTACGCACTGATggtgtctgtctgcttctcaTCAGAAATCTCTCCACAGCCGTGCACTACAACTGAAATATACATTAATATTGTTCGTCTCTGTCTTAAGATgaacagcaataaaaaaaaaaccaaatgTCTAAATTTCTACATCAACAACAAGAGGGAGCAAATTCTGTCTTTGGCTGAGGCTGCTTTTAatgcagctgaaagaaaaactgtgatcTTGACAGACCTGTCCTGTGAAGACAGCTGTGTCCTTTCCTTCCTGAAACCTCTGTTTATCAAAGTTGCCCACACTGAGACAATCACCGCATATTCATTTCTCCATTACACAATGCAGGAGTTCTTTGCAGCACTGTGGCTCCTGAAGAATCCAGATAAAGTTCAGGATGTTTTTCAGCAAAGCCTGACTGAGGAGATGAAACACATGAGACATCTGATCCCTTTCATGTGCAGACTGTTGAATGAGAAGAACCCGAGTTTGATGACGTGTCTGATTCCAGCTGAGGAGCTCAGGAGTACATCAGACGGGTTCTTTAAGGAGCTGATCAACAAGGACAGAGGGTCTGATGTGGACATACTGTTCTTATGTCAGTGCTTGTATGAGTCCCAGTGTCCTGAAGCCTGCAGCGACCTTCTGAACACACTGGACTACAGTCTGGATCTCAGTGAACAGAGTCTGGATCCTTACTCCTGCTGTGCTGTGGCCTACGTGGTCTCTCAGTCCAAGGAGAGGAAAATCCATCTGGACCTTGAAAATGTCGTGATATCAGAACAAGGAATGAGGCGACTGATTGGCTGCCTTCAATGTGTCCAATG GTGTGACCCTCTGCCACGGCAGCTGTGGAAGATTTTCCTTCTCAGTGAAGAGCAGATGGACCACAGCAGCTTACTGGGCGTTGATGGGAATCAGCTGCACCTTCCAGTTGAGGGTaaaaagcagctgtttgaaGGAGCAGTGAAGGTCATGCAGAAGGTCACTACCAAGGTTAATGTGTGCCTCTACTGGGACAGGCCGACTCCTGTCTGTCAACACCTCTGTGAGTCTCTATTCGAGGGTTTGCTGCACATCAGTTCACTCAG CTTCAGGGTGACCCACAGAGATCCAGGATCAGAGGACCAGGAGCGACACCACGAGACACtgaggagggaagaaaagagacTGTTACTGGAACTGTGCCTGAAGGCAGCACTTCACAAAGAAGAAAGCTTTCACAGTGTAGTGAACAGGCTCTTCTCATTGTTCTCTGTCAACACTGACTTAATCAACATCCTTCTGGATTTTTATCACCATGTCAAGAGTGAGGGCTGTTCAAGTGTCATTCCAAAACTGAGGTCAGTTTTCCAGTCAGCTCCTTCAGTCTGGATCATAgacctctcagagagaaagacctCCATCCTCCTGGAAGTGTTGAAACTCCAACCAGAGAAGAAACGAGTGGAGCTGACAGGCTGGTCAGATGAAGAGAGTGAAGTGAGGAGTCTCCTACAGTGTCTGCCTTATATCTCACAGCTCAG TTTCGTGCCTCAGTCTTCAGATCCTTCAGATGGACCCAGGTTCTTTGGGAATctgctctgtgcagcagcagagagagaacagcagacaggagagaagataCTGGAGCTGTTATCATCAGTCTGCACATATCAAACATTCCTTCTGAAACAGAAATGGTGTGATTTCCTGTTGGATGTTTGCTCCCATGTGAAGGACTATGAGACTAAAACAG GTCTGAGAGTCCTTCCATCATTACAGTCAGTTTTCCAGTCAGCTCCTTCAGTCTGGATCATAgacctctcagagagaaagacctCCATCCTCCTGGAAGTGTTGAAACTCCAACCAGAGAAGAAACGAGTGGAGCTGACAGGCTGGTCAGATGAAGAGAGTGAAGTGAGGAGTCTCCTACAGTGTCTGCCTTATATCTCACAGCTCAG TTTCTCTCCCCTGTTTAAAGTCTCGAATCAAACCAGGCTCTTTGGGAATctgctctgtgcagcagcagagagagaacagcagacaggagagaagataCTGGAGCTGTTATCATCAGTCTGCACATATCAAACATTCCCTCTGAATAACAGATACATGGATGATGATGATCCACAATATCAGTGTGATTTCCTTCTGGATCTTTTCTCCCATGTGAAGGACTATGAGACTAAAACAGGTCTGAGAGTCCTTCCAGTGTTCCAGTCAGTTTTCCAGTCAGCTCCTTCAGTCTGGATCATAgacctctcagagagaaagacctCCATCCTCCTGGAAGTGTTGAAACTCCAACCAGAGAAGAAACGAGTAGAGCTGAGAGGCTGGTCAGATGAAGAGAGTGAAGTGAGGAGTCTCCTACAGTGTCTGCCTTATATCTCACAGCTCAG cTGTGATCCAGATTTCTTCCAGAGAGTGTGTACGTCCATCTCTGTAAAGTCCAGACAGGAGGTCCAGCAGTTGGTCTCTCTGCTGAAGCTCCTGGACTTCACTCTGCAGTTAACAGGAGAGTTAAACAGGAAAACCTGTCGGACTGTGGGGAGAGTTCTTGGACTGTGTTCCTCTAATGTGGATCTGATCCTCACACCCAGAAAGGTGTCTGTCAGAGGAGCCTCCCTCCTCTTTAGACCTTCAACACAACTGCACAGTCTGAG GCTGTCCAGCCACATGGTcttgctgctgtttcactggGTCAGAAGAGGGAGGTTGTTCTGTCCGTTGGCTGTAGACGAGCTTTCTCTTGCCCCTGACAGAGCTCAGCTCTCAGACAGAGAACTGTTGAAGGTCGTCAGTGGTTTGGCGTCTCTGCTCAGATACTGTGCAGTCAGACGTTTAGACCTGACTGAGTCCTGTTTCCCTGCTCAGTGTCTCATTACTCTGCTGCTTCACCATGGTTCTCTAACAATCAG ACTGAGTGAAGAgagtttccagcagctgctgaccCTCCTCCATGAGATCCAGGACCAGGACCTGACGTTGTTCTTCTTGTCTAAGGTTGGTGGAGAcctgaactgctgctgtgtgaactGGGAGCTTCTTCActatctgctgcagcagccGTCAGCTCAGACCATCACTGTGAACCTGAGGAAGAACCACTTCTTACAGGAGAACGTCACACGTCTGCTTCCCTTTCTGGACAGGATTTTATTGAAAag GTCCAGTCCCAGCTTTGTGTTGGCCGCTATCAGAGAGATCTATAAAGCTCAGACCAGTCAGATTATACCCAGTTTACAGAGGTCATTGGGTCATGTGATCAACCTGACCTGCAGAGAGCTGGACTCAGAGgactgtgctgctctgctcttcaCCCTCAGACATAGTGACAGAGTTAAACTGAACCTGACGTGGACCTCCATacccacagaggaaacacagtcCATCCTCTGTTCTCTGGACAGAGTTTCTCAGCTCAG TGTCGACAGGAATCTGCTGCTGAGGTTCATCCACTGCTGCGCTGCCTCTGACGTCCTGCAGGAGGCAGCATCAGATCTGTTCAGGACTCTCCAGCACAGGTTGGATctgtcctgctcctcctgtgtGCAGCTGGAGgatcagactcagactctgGGTCTGACCGGTGACGACTGCAGGGCCGTCTCCACCGTCCTGAGACACAGCACCCAGCTCTCACAGCTGGACCTGAGGGACTGTGAGGTGGAGGACAGCGGACTGGACCTGCTGTTTCCTGTCCTCCACAGAGTCCACCTCAG AGCCAGTAAAGCCgttctcctccagctgctgtctCTGGTTCCTGTGAACCCTGAGGGGGACTCAGTGAGACGGGCGGAGTCTCTGTGTGCAGCCCTGGGTGGAGAACTGGACCTCAGTCACACCACTCTGGATCAGAGGGCCTGTGGAGCTTTGGCTCTGATGCTGGACTTCTCTGAAGGACTGGAGGAGCTCGACCTCAGTCACTGTCAGCTCACCGaccagctgctgctcacacTCATCACGCACCTGCACAAAGTCCACGTCCTGGA TTTGAGTCACAACAAGATCACTGATGTTTCCACTGACAAGTTACTGCAGCTGGTCTGCATCAACCcttccactgtcactgtgag ACTCTTCGGTAACAACATCGTGGACAGAACAACCTTCAAGAAACACACGCAGTTTGAAATATGGTGA
- the LOC108873155 gene encoding uncharacterized protein LOC108873155 isoform X11, with protein MACTSQSAVDYIQQARVHLVRELRSLSVIIENLYQQEVLSDEEVSKIQAETDDYDKTRKILDSVIKKGEQACYVLLRIIDMTRKRTLGRSSLFPEKKSEASTGTKKFDLHHWISCFSFKEDTHMDVNYLQGPRPCHRYQRKLKSKAQKISNKFWMANKNLFEERNRPDLSYTPLVLEEQGNVSPSKIKKLKSKKSKMSRPKKLRTYIPEDKPEISPSDLLKTDKDCVLVGKPGIGKTALTHEMLKLWAERDGEELDYMFYFDMRETSDLMKATSLEDLLFSVFSEPDEGKEEVLDDIKKNSDNVTIIFDGITDLSSSVVKRLVDKDLLPDAKIIITCRPDDEEDFFSRDFRRVEVKGFSERSIKTYLSVTLGEEQKKVLNNLELLTLCHVPMYALMVSVCFSSEISPQPCTTTEIYINIVRLCLKMNSNKKKTKCLNFYINNKREQILSLAEAAFNAAERKTVILTDLSCEDSCVLSFLKPLFIKVAHTETITAYSFLHYTMQEFFAALWLLKNPDKVQDVFQQSLTEEMKHMRHLIPFMCRLLNEKNPSLMTCLIPAEELRSTSDGFFKELINKDRGSDVDILFLCQCLYESQCPEACSDLLNTLDYSLDLSEQSLDPYSCCAVAYVVSQSKERKIHLDLENVVISEQGMRRLIGCLQCVQWCDPLPRQLWKIFLLSEEQMDHSSLLGVDGNQLHLPVEGKKQLFEGAVKVMQKVTTKVNVCLYWDRPTPVCQHLCESLFEGLLHISSLSFRVTHRDPGSEDQERHHETLRREEKRLLLELCLKAALHKEESFHSVVNRLFSLFSVNTDLINILLDFYHHVKSEGCSSVIPKLRSVFQSAPSVWIIDLSERKTSILLEVLKLQPEKKRVELTGWSDEESEVRSLLQCLPYISQLSFVPQSSDPSDGPRFFGNLLCAAAEREQQTGEKILELLSSVCTYQTFLLKQKWCDFLLDVCSHVKDYETKTGLRVLPSLQSVFRSASSVWIIDLSERKTSILLEVLKLQPEKKQVELTGWSDEESEVRSLLQCLPYISQLSFVPQSSDPSDGPRFFGNLLCAAAEREQQTGEKILEMLSSVCTYQTFPFNDRDMDDYDPQYQCDFLLDVCSHVKDYETKTGLRVLPVFQSVFQSAPSVWIIDLSERKTSILLEVLKLQPEKKRVELRGWSDEESEVRSLLQCLPYISQLSCDPDFFQRVCTSISVKSRQEVQQLVSLLKLLDFTLQLTGELNRKTCRTVGRVLGLCSSNVDLILTPRKVSVRGASLLFRPSTQLHSLRLSSHMVLLLFHWVRRGRLFCPLAVDELSLAPDRAQLSDRELLKVVSGLASLLRYCAVRRLDLTESCFPAQCLITLLLHHGSLTIRLSEESFQQLLTLLHEIQDQDLTLFFLSKVGGDLNCCCVNWELLHYLLQQPSAQTITVNLRKNHFLQENVTRLLPFLDRILLKRSSPSFVLAAIREIYKAQTSQIIPSLQRSLGHVINLTCRELDSEDCAALLFTLRHSDRVKLNLTWTSIPTEETQSILCSLDRVSQLSVDRNLLLRFIHCCAASDVLQEAASDLFRTLQHRLDLSCSSCVQLEDQTQTLGLTGDDCRAVSTVLRHSTQLSQLDLRDCEVEDSGLDLLFPVLHRVHLRASKAVLLQLLSLVPVNPEGDSVRRAESLCAALGGELDLSHTTLDQRACGALALMLDFSEGLEELDLSHCQLTDQLLLTLITHLHKVHVLDLSHNKITDVSTDKLLQLVCINPSTVTVRLFGNNIVDRTTFKKHTQFEIW; from the exons ATGGCTTGTACATCACAGTCTGCTGTAGATTACATCCAGCAGGCCAGAGTCCATCTTGTAAGAGAATTAAGGAGCCTCTCTGTGATTATAGAGAACTTGTATCAGCAAGAAGTTCTCAGTGATGAAGAGGTCAGTAAAATCCAGGCAGAGACTGATGACTACGATAAAACCAGAAAAATACTGGACTCAGTCATTAAAAAAGGGGAACAGGCCTGTTATGTGTTACTCAGGATTATTGACATGACGAGGAAGAGGACGTTAGGGAGGTCGTCCCTCTTCCCTGAGAAAAAGAGTGAAGCTTCTACTGGGACCAAGAAGTTTGACCTGCACCACTGGAtcagctgcttttctttcaaggaagacacacacatggatgttAACTATTTACAAG GTCCGAGGCCGTGCCACAGATATCAGAGAAAGCTGAAgtcaaaagcacaaaaaatatcaaataagtTTTGGATGgcaaacaaaaatctgtttgaaGAGAGAAACAGGCCTGATCTGTCATACACACCACTTGTATTAGAGGAACAAGGAAACGTTTCTCCttctaaaataaagaaattgaAGAGCAAGAAAAGCAAGATGAGTCGTCCTAAAAAGCTGAGGACGTACATCCCAGAAGACAAACCAGAGATTTCCCCCAGTGACCTGCTGAAAACAGATAAAGACTGTGTCTTGGTTGGGAAGCCTGGGATTGGAAAGACAGCACTGACCCATGAAATGTTGAAACTCTGGGCAGAAAGAGACGGTGAGGAGCTGGATTACATGTTTTACTTTGACATGAGAGAAACATCTGACTTGATGAAGGCCACGAGCCTGGAGGATCTTcttttcagtgtgttcagtgaaCCAGATGAAGGTAAAGAAGAGGTCTTAGATGATATAAAGAAGAACTCAGACAACGTTACAATAATTTTTGATGGAATCACAGATCTCTCTTCATCTGTGGTGAAGAGACTTGTAGATAAAGACCTGCTACCTGACGCAAAAATCATCATAACGTGTCGACCAGATGATGAAGAAGACTTCTTTTCTAGAGACTTTCGCAGAGTGGAGGTGAAAGGCTTCAGTGAGCGGTccataaaaacatatttatctgtGACTCTCGGCGAAGAACAGAAGAAAGTTTTAAACAACTTGGAGTTGTTGACTCTTTGCCACGTCCCGATGTACGCACTGATggtgtctgtctgcttctcaTCAGAAATCTCTCCACAGCCGTGCACTACAACTGAAATATACATTAATATTGTTCGTCTCTGTCTTAAGATgaacagcaataaaaaaaaaaccaaatgTCTAAATTTCTACATCAACAACAAGAGGGAGCAAATTCTGTCTTTGGCTGAGGCTGCTTTTAatgcagctgaaagaaaaactgtgatcTTGACAGACCTGTCCTGTGAAGACAGCTGTGTCCTTTCCTTCCTGAAACCTCTGTTTATCAAAGTTGCCCACACTGAGACAATCACCGCATATTCATTTCTCCATTACACAATGCAGGAGTTCTTTGCAGCACTGTGGCTCCTGAAGAATCCAGATAAAGTTCAGGATGTTTTTCAGCAAAGCCTGACTGAGGAGATGAAACACATGAGACATCTGATCCCTTTCATGTGCAGACTGTTGAATGAGAAGAACCCGAGTTTGATGACGTGTCTGATTCCAGCTGAGGAGCTCAGGAGTACATCAGACGGGTTCTTTAAGGAGCTGATCAACAAGGACAGAGGGTCTGATGTGGACATACTGTTCTTATGTCAGTGCTTGTATGAGTCCCAGTGTCCTGAAGCCTGCAGCGACCTTCTGAACACACTGGACTACAGTCTGGATCTCAGTGAACAGAGTCTGGATCCTTACTCCTGCTGTGCTGTGGCCTACGTGGTCTCTCAGTCCAAGGAGAGGAAAATCCATCTGGACCTTGAAAATGTCGTGATATCAGAACAAGGAATGAGGCGACTGATTGGCTGCCTTCAATGTGTCCAATG GTGTGACCCTCTGCCACGGCAGCTGTGGAAGATTTTCCTTCTCAGTGAAGAGCAGATGGACCACAGCAGCTTACTGGGCGTTGATGGGAATCAGCTGCACCTTCCAGTTGAGGGTaaaaagcagctgtttgaaGGAGCAGTGAAGGTCATGCAGAAGGTCACTACCAAGGTTAATGTGTGCCTCTACTGGGACAGGCCGACTCCTGTCTGTCAACACCTCTGTGAGTCTCTATTCGAGGGTTTGCTGCACATCAGTTCACTCAG CTTCAGGGTGACCCACAGAGATCCAGGATCAGAGGACCAGGAGCGACACCACGAGACACtgaggagggaagaaaagagacTGTTACTGGAACTGTGCCTGAAGGCAGCACTTCACAAAGAAGAAAGCTTTCACAGTGTAGTGAACAGGCTCTTCTCATTGTTCTCTGTCAACACTGACTTAATCAACATCCTTCTGGATTTTTATCACCATGTCAAGAGTGAGGGCTGTTCAAGTGTCATTCCAAAACTGAGGTCAGTTTTCCAGTCAGCTCCTTCAGTCTGGATCATAgacctctcagagagaaagacctCCATCCTCCTGGAAGTGTTGAAACTCCAACCAGAGAAGAAACGAGTGGAGCTGACAGGCTGGTCAGATGAAGAGAGTGAAGTGAGGAGTCTCCTACAGTGTCTGCCTTATATCTCACAGCTCAG TTTCGTGCCTCAGTCTTCAGATCCTTCAGATGGACCCAGGTTCTTTGGGAATctgctctgtgcagcagcagagagagaacagcagacaggagagaagataCTGGAGCTGTTATCATCAGTCTGCACATATCAAACATTCCTTCTGAAACAGAAATGGTGTGATTTCCTGTTGGATGTTTGCTCCCATGTGAAGGACTATGAGACTAAAACAGGTCTGAGAGTCCTTCCATCATTACAGTCAGTTTTCCGGTCAGCTTCTTCAGTCTGGATCATAgacctctcagagagaaagacctCCATCCTCCTGGAAGTGTTGAAACTCCAACCAGAGAAGAAACAAGTGGAGCTGACAGGCTGGTCAGATGAAGAGAGTGAAGTGAGGAGTCTCCTACAGTGTCTGCCTTATATCTCACAGCTCAG TTTCGTGCCTCAGTCTTCAGATCCTTCAGATGGACCCAGGTTCTTTGGGAATctgctctgtgcagcagcagagagagaacagcagacaggagagaagataCTGGAGATGTTATCATCAGTCTGCACATATCAAACATTCCCTTTTAATGACAGAGACATGGATGATTATGATCCACAATATCAGTGTGATTTCCTTCTGGATGTTTGCTCCCATGTGAAGGACTATGAGACTAAAACAG GTCTGAGAGTCCTTCCAGTGTTCCAGTCAGTTTTCCAGTCAGCTCCTTCAGTCTGGATCATAgacctctcagagagaaagacctCCATCCTCCTGGAAGTGTTGAAACTCCAACCAGAGAAGAAACGAGTAGAGCTGAGAGGCTGGTCAGATGAAGAGAGTGAAGTGAGGAGTCTCCTACAGTGTCTGCCTTATATCTCACAGCTCAG cTGTGATCCAGATTTCTTCCAGAGAGTGTGTACGTCCATCTCTGTAAAGTCCAGACAGGAGGTCCAGCAGTTGGTCTCTCTGCTGAAGCTCCTGGACTTCACTCTGCAGTTAACAGGAGAGTTAAACAGGAAAACCTGTCGGACTGTGGGGAGAGTTCTTGGACTGTGTTCCTCTAATGTGGATCTGATCCTCACACCCAGAAAGGTGTCTGTCAGAGGAGCCTCCCTCCTCTTTAGACCTTCAACACAACTGCACAGTCTGAG GCTGTCCAGCCACATGGTcttgctgctgtttcactggGTCAGAAGAGGGAGGTTGTTCTGTCCGTTGGCTGTAGACGAGCTTTCTCTTGCCCCTGACAGAGCTCAGCTCTCAGACAGAGAACTGTTGAAGGTCGTCAGTGGTTTGGCGTCTCTGCTCAGATACTGTGCAGTCAGACGTTTAGACCTGACTGAGTCCTGTTTCCCTGCTCAGTGTCTCATTACTCTGCTGCTTCACCATGGTTCTCTAACAATCAG ACTGAGTGAAGAgagtttccagcagctgctgaccCTCCTCCATGAGATCCAGGACCAGGACCTGACGTTGTTCTTCTTGTCTAAGGTTGGTGGAGAcctgaactgctgctgtgtgaactGGGAGCTTCTTCActatctgctgcagcagccGTCAGCTCAGACCATCACTGTGAACCTGAGGAAGAACCACTTCTTACAGGAGAACGTCACACGTCTGCTTCCCTTTCTGGACAGGATTTTATTGAAAag GTCCAGTCCCAGCTTTGTGTTGGCCGCTATCAGAGAGATCTATAAAGCTCAGACCAGTCAGATTATACCCAGTTTACAGAGGTCATTGGGTCATGTGATCAACCTGACCTGCAGAGAGCTGGACTCAGAGgactgtgctgctctgctcttcaCCCTCAGACATAGTGACAGAGTTAAACTGAACCTGACGTGGACCTCCATacccacagaggaaacacagtcCATCCTCTGTTCTCTGGACAGAGTTTCTCAGCTCAG TGTCGACAGGAATCTGCTGCTGAGGTTCATCCACTGCTGCGCTGCCTCTGACGTCCTGCAGGAGGCAGCATCAGATCTGTTCAGGACTCTCCAGCACAGGTTGGATctgtcctgctcctcctgtgtGCAGCTGGAGgatcagactcagactctgGGTCTGACCGGTGACGACTGCAGGGCCGTCTCCACCGTCCTGAGACACAGCACCCAGCTCTCACAGCTGGACCTGAGGGACTGTGAGGTGGAGGACAGCGGACTGGACCTGCTGTTTCCTGTCCTCCACAGAGTCCACCTCAG AGCCAGTAAAGCCgttctcctccagctgctgtctCTGGTTCCTGTGAACCCTGAGGGGGACTCAGTGAGACGGGCGGAGTCTCTGTGTGCAGCCCTGGGTGGAGAACTGGACCTCAGTCACACCACTCTGGATCAGAGGGCCTGTGGAGCTTTGGCTCTGATGCTGGACTTCTCTGAAGGACTGGAGGAGCTCGACCTCAGTCACTGTCAGCTCACCGaccagctgctgctcacacTCATCACGCACCTGCACAAAGTCCACGTCCTGGA TTTGAGTCACAACAAGATCACTGATGTTTCCACTGACAAGTTACTGCAGCTGGTCTGCATCAACCcttccactgtcactgtgag ACTCTTCGGTAACAACATCGTGGACAGAACAACCTTCAAGAAACACACGCAGTTTGAAATATGGTGA